The DNA window GATATTCTGAATGCGGATGACGAAAAAGAACAAAACGGAACATTTGTGGAAAAAGAAATTAAAGGAACATTCGAACTTAAAAATGTAGATTTTGCCTATCCTAATGGAACTAAAGCTTTACACGATGTTTCCATGAAAATTGAAAATGGTAAAACAACAGCTTTAGTAGGATTGAGTGGTGCCGGGAAATCCACAATAATTAATCTTTTATGTAAGTTTTATCCACCCAGTTCTGGAGAAATTTTATTGGATGGTGTTAATTTGAATGATTTTGATAATACTTTTTTAAGAAATGATATAGGTTTGGTACTTCAGAGAAACCATATTTTTCAGGGAAGTATTGAAGACAATATCCGTTATGGAAATATGAATGCCGGTTTTGATGATATTCAGGCGGCTGCAAAAAAAGCTTATCTGCATGACCAGATCCTTGATCTACCGGAACAATACCGTCATGATGCAACTCAGCTTTCAGGAGGACAACAGCAAAGAATTGCTATTGCAAGATTATTTTTAAAAAACCCACCTATTATATTTCTCGACGAGCCTACGGCAAGTTTAGATGCTATTGCAACAGAGCAAATAAAAAATTCTTTGGATGCTATTAAAGAGGGAAGAACAGTAATTATTATTTCGCATTCTTTATCTCAGATCTTAGATTCAGATAAGATTTATGTGATGAAAAAAGGAAGGGTAGTTGAAAGTGGAACTCATAGTGAGCTGGTACAAATGAACGGTACTTATCGGGAGATCTTTGATGCTTCTGCGAGAAGCTTAAATCTTGATAAACTAATAAATACTTTTAAAGAAAACTAGATTGATCTAGGAAAAAAACGAGCTCAATGAAAAAGAAATCATTGAGCTTGTTTTTGATGATAGAATTTGATTTATTTTTTTTCCGGAACCTGATACGTACCAACTTCCGCTCCAAAAGCTATATTTACTCTGTTATAACTGTTAATTGCAATAATAGCCATGGTAAGATCCACCATTTCGGTTTCTGAAAAATGTTGACTTACTTCTGAATATATTTCATTAGATATCTCTTTCCCATTTAGAATAGTAAGGCTTTCTGCCCATAGTAATGCTGCTTTTTCTTTTTCAGTGTAGAAAGAACATTCTCTCCATGCACTTACCAAGAAAATTCTTTGTTCGGTTTCTCCTTTTGCTCTGAGTTGTTTCGAGTGCATATCCAGGCAAAAAGCACAGCCGTTCATCTGTGAAACACGGAAGTATAAAAGCTCGAGAAAAGCATTATCAATTGATGAGTTTTCTACATGGTATCCCATCGTGTGAAGTGCATTTACAGCTTTGTTTCCCATAGCGAATGCGTTGACTCTTTGTGACATAATTTTAATTTTGATTGATTAATTATGTGACAAATGTAGATCGGTTTTATTTCAGATTTTTTTACAAATGATAAAAAATCATTTTTGCGCCCGGATTCTGCTTAACGATACCTGAGTGATTCCAATATAATCTGCAAGATCTCCCAGACTGATCCTTTGGATAAGTTCCGGCTTTTGTTTTAAAAAATTGTGATAACGCTTTTTACCATCATCTTCCAACATTTCACTTATCCTTCCCATCATATTAACAGGAGCCATTGAATACAGTTTGCTGAAAAGTGTTTCAGCAGAATGATACTTTTTACATAGATCATCCACCACATTTTTTCGAATAGAATATACCTCAACAGGTTCCAGAGCAACAAACATATATTTTGAAGGTTTGCCTGTAAGAAATCCACTGAGTTCTGTGAAAAAAGAATTTTCAGAAAAGAATGTCATTATAAAGTCTTTATCCCCATTATCAAAGAATAATTTTACCAGTCCTTTTTCTAAAAAATAAAAATGTTTGCAGGTTTCATCAGATTTTAATAAAAAATCACCTTTTCTGTAATTTTTTAATTCTAAATTTGAAATCAGTTCATCAATGACAGCCCGTTCGGGATTAGAAATTTTTTCAATAGTCTGGATGAAATTAGTGTAACTCATTATTATTAAAGTGTGGTTCTTGAATATCTAAATATAAATAAAATTCTTGTTTTATAGTATTTAAAATTCTCGCACAAAAGTTTAGATTGATCAGATAAAATGAATGACCATTATCTCAAAAAGCTCGATAGAGTAACAGCAATTCTTACCCAATTACAATCCAAGCCCTTGGTAAGAGCTCAAGATTTAGCGGAAAAATTTGAGGTAAGCATAAGGACGATTTATAGAGATGTTAAAACGCTTGAAAATGCTGGAATTCCAATTTTAGGAGAGGCAGGAAGTGGATATTCTTTAATGGATGGCTACAAACTTCCACCCGTGATGTTTACTAAGGAAGAGGTTTTAAGTTTTATTACCGCCGAAAAACTAATGCAAAAATATTCACATCAGAGTTTGGGCTCGCACTATCAGACGGCCATGGAAAAGGTACGTTCGGTTTTGAAGAATTCAGATAAAAACTTAATTAAAAATATTGAAAAGCAGATTGATATTTTTAATTACCACGCTCCAACTATAGAAACGATCAAAAATATAATTCCTACTATTCTTGAAAGTATTGCAGAAAAAACTCAACTATCAATAGAATACAAAAGTATTGATTCAAAGGTTTCTAATAGAGTTATAGAGGCGGTTGGTGTATTTCTGGAATTTAATTACTGGTACATTATGGCTTTTTGTACTTTAAGAAAAGATTTTAGGCAATTTAGAGTTGATCGTATTCTGCAGGTTGCTAAAACCAGTAATCCTTTTTCACAAGAATATGGAGGTATTAATGATTACCGAAGAAATTCGAAAAACGAGGTAACTGTAGTGAAATTACTGGTAGAGAAGAAAATAATGAATCATCTTGCCAATTCTAAAAAATATTATGGATTAACAGAAGAGGTAGAAACTGAGGAAGGCATGTTATTGACTTTTGAAACCGAATGGATCAATGATGGTTTTCCACGCTGGCTAATTACATTTGCAGATTACGCTGTAATTTTAGAGCCTGAAATGCTCAAAGTGAGGCTTAAAAATTTGATTACAGATATTTCTGAAAAATATAAATAACTTTAAACTAAAGATTATGAAATTTTTATTTTCACGCTGCTTGCTTCTGTTGGCAGTTACATATTATACTCTGGCTTCGGCCTGTTCAGCATTTTTATTAAAAGGAAACGACTATTGTGTAGTAGGATTCAATGAAAATTGGAAAACAATGCCAGGAATGATCGTTGTAAACAAACGAGGTGTTACGAAAAGGAATATAAGTTGGGAAAACCTTACAACGAATCATTTGACCGGATCTAAAGAATGGAATTCCCAATATGGTTCTGTTACCTTTAATCTCCTTGGATATGATTTTCCTTGTTATGGCGTAAATGAAAAGGGACTTTTTTTAGTTGAGCTTTCTTTGGAGGAAACAACAAAGGTATTTAATCCGACACAACCCAACATGTTTTGGGCACAGTGGATACAATATCAACTGGATAATTATAAATCTGTCCAGGAAGTTGTAGATCATTTAAATAGTGGCCCCAATATAGACTGGTGGCCTAGTGCAGGAGGTAGCCATTTTTTTCTTAGTGATGCTAAAGGAAATACAGCAACAATCGCATTGCTGAATGGGAAATACAAAGTAATTGCAGGTAAAGATATGCCTATGCCACTTTTATGCAATAACCAGTATAAAAAAGATTTTGATAATATTCAAAGGTTTGATTTCTTAGGTGGAAAGGAAAAGTTCGACATTAATCAACAGAGCAAATGGGAAGATCGCTATAACAAAGCCTACTATATGCTGAATAATTATAAGTATGATAAAAAGCCTGTAGATTATGCCTGGAATATTCTCAATTCCGTATATGCGGGAGAATGGCAAACTGTAATTGATGTGAAAAATATGAATCTTTATTTCCGGTCAGATCTGAAAAAGGAAATTAAAACTATTGATATCACAAAGCTTGATTTCTCAAAACAGGCTTCAGTTAAATTTTTGGATATTCATACAGATAAACTTGGGAAAGTAAATGACGATTTCCAGACACTTACTTTGCAGATAAATAATGAATATGTAGAAAAAGGTTTTCCAATTGGTTATGACAATAAAGAGTTTGGAACTTCCGACACCTTTACTAAGCTTAAAGAAAATATTGTAAGTTTCTTTAAAAATATCCTACCTGGTTAAACAAAATTACAAAAGCTTTCAGAAATATTCTGAAAGCTTTTGCGTTGGCTTAATTTAATAATTTGATGAGAAGTTTTATAAAAAGAATTAAAATCTCTCCCAGAAGAAAGGAGGTTCAATTCCTAAAGATCTTAAATAAACATATCCTTGTCCACGGTGGTGAATTTCATTATCTATGAAATAAAGGATATTTTGAAAAACCGGAAATTCATACTGACCGAATAGATTGAAAGTCTCTTGAAAACGTTGTTCAGAAATTTGATTGAAATAATGATTGATCACTTCAGTTTCTTCGTCCCATTTTTTTAGTATTTCCTCTTTAGTTTTAGGATTAAAGCCTTCTTCATTATAAGCTTCCATATTTTTTTCGTTGATTCCCTTTAAAGCTGGTCCTGCGATGCTTATTAGCTCTACTGCTAGTTTTGCAAAAGGTCTCATTCCTGCAACAGAAAATTCAAATAATTCTTTTTCAGGAAAAGCTTCGATCACTCTTCTTGTCAGATTTCTATGCCCTTGCCAATGTTCTAATAACTGTTCAGTAGTCATGAACTGTTTTGTAGCTGTAGCTGTGGTAGTTGCTGTAGTTGTCATAATATTTTTGTTTTAGTTTGTTATTGTTGATACAAAGATAAGAGCAGGTTATGACAACAGTTTGTCAGTAGGATTTTATAGATTAAAAAAAATATTTATTTTTAATTTCAAAATATCATTCAGATTTTTCCGTTTAGAAAAAAGAAGTATTGCTAAAGCGGATAATTATTTATAATTTCAAAGAAATGAAGAAGTTAATTTTAGCTGTTACAAGTGCTTTGTCGCTATTAGCTTGTAATAAAATCAGCGAAAAAATAGATCAGACTGTTCAGGAAACCACTGAAACAGTAAAACAGAAAACCCAGGCCGCTGTAGAAGAAAGAGTAAAAAAAACGGTGAACGAATCTATAAAATCGCTTACCAATTCCGAAGATGTTCAGTTTAATCAGGTCTTTCCTCATTCAGGAAAAGGATTTATATCTGCAGAAAGTGGAAAGAAGTTTGTATTTCCAAATGGAACAAAAGGCTACATTTTTAAGTATAAGGCAGATAAGGCAGACTTAATTCCGTTTTTGGAAAGTCAACCCTCTACTGATGAATCGCGTTCTGATAAAAAAGCCCGAAAAGTAGATGGGCAGAATATTGTAGATAAAATAAGTTTTATAGAAAAATTCCTTCCTGAGAATACGATTGATAAAGGCATTTTAGATGATATAAAGAATGATGAAGGTATTGAATATTATAAATTAAAACGATTTCCTAATAGCAGTACAATCATTTATAATTCTAAAAATAAGACAGTGTTGCAATATGTAGAGGTAGATAAATAATTTGAAGATGACTGGTTTTAACCAGTCATTTTTTTATAATAATACTGGAAAGTAATAATATCCATAAAAACAGGACTTGAAAGTATTGTAGAGATAATTTTAAAAAAGTAATTTAGTACTATGAAAATTTACACGAAAACAGGAGATAAAGGACAGACTGCTCTTTATGGTGGAACGAGAGTTTCTAAAGCCAGTGCTAGAGTAGAAAGTTATGGAAATATAGATGAGCTGAACTCTTTTATTGGCATTGCAAAAAGCCATATTGAAGATACTGAAGTTTTACAACAATTAAAAAAAATTCAGTTTGATCTGTTTACTGTAGGTTCTGAAGCAGCAACACCTACTGATAAATTGATGCTTGCTAATGGGAAATCCCGTCTTCCACTAATTATTTCGGAATCTGAAATTGAAGAATTGGAACAATGGATGGATAATTTTGAAACGAAGCTTGAACCTCTTCAATATTTTATATTACCGGGTGGAGGTAAGTCAGCTACATTTTTACATGCTGCAAGAACTATTTGCAGGAGAGCAGAACGATCTCTGGTTTTCTTAAATGAAGCAGAAGAAGTCCGTCCTGAACTTATTAAATACCTTAACCGACTTTCAGATTACCTTTTTGTTTTGGCACGTTACGTTTCGAAATTAAATAACGAACCGGAAGAATACTGGAATCCTAATGAAAGATAAAGCACTACTTTTTATTAACGGAGAACCTCCAAAATCTTTTCCAACTTTAAATGATTACGATTTAATTGCTTGTACCGATGGTGCTTTTCATTATCTGAAACAAGGAAATTTTCCTTTGGATCAATTGGATTTTATTTCTGGTGATTTTGATTCGCACACGGGATCTGATGAAAATGTGTATCAGGAAAAATTCATTCTTACTTTAGATCAGGATAAAACGGATTTTCATAAAGCTTTAGAAATTATCCTAGAAAGGGGATTTCATTCTGTAGATGTTTTAGGGGCTAGTGGTGGTGAACAGGATCATTTCTTAGGAAATCTAACGGTAGCATATGCATTTAAAGATCAATTGAATATCAAATTTTATGATGAATTCTCAGTGTATTATTTTATTTCTAAAAATTTTAAATTGAATGGAGTGAAAAATAAAATGATCTCACTTTATCCATTCCCTTCAGTAGAAAATATAACAACAAAAGGATTAAATTGGCCTTTAACAAACGGAAGCTTAAGTATTACCTCAAGAATTGGAACCCGGAATTTTGCAATTGAAGATGAAGTTTCAGTTGAATATGAATTAGGAGATCTTCTGTTTTTTGTAGGGCGTGATGAAATAAAATACCCTGAGATCTATTAAAATAATTTTTACCATCATATCCCAAAAACTTTATAAAATATAATTGTATTCAGCAGTCTCTAAAAACTTTTGTACCTTTTGTGGTCAAATCATGTTTCTAAGATCTAAATTTTGAAAAAATTATTTAAAATATCGCTTCTAATTATTATTCTACACTGTGTTTTTTCCTGTAAAACACAAAATTTTACTTCACCTGAATATGGTAAAAATGAAGGAGCCGAAAACATCGAAATAAAAAAAGTATACAATTTCAGAACACTGGAAAATATTAAAAATTCTGAAGGAAAAACGTTAAAGGAAGGTCGGTTTTATAGAAGTGGTCATCTTAATAAGCTTAAGAAAAAATCCTTTGATAGTCTTAGAATGTTAGGAATCAAGGAAGTTATTGATCTCAGAAATGAAAAAGAAATCACGTCGAAACCTGATCGGCTTCCTGAAAATCTTATTTATAAAAAATATTCGGCCTTTGAAGATCAGGGAGATCAGCTATCGCAAGCTAGAAAATTAGTTTTAAAGGGAAAGGTAAGTGCTGAAGATGCTGATAAAAGGATGATCGATTTTTATCGTGAGTACGTAACTGAAAATCCTGAGGTCATAAAAAAGATCATTACAGAAATTTTAGATGGAGATCAACCTGTTTTGTATCACTGTACGGCTGGAAAAGATAGAACGGGAATTATTACGGCTTTAATTCTTACGATATTAAAGTTTGACAAAGCAACCATTTATAATGATTATCTATTATCTAATAATTTCAGGAAGGAGATGATCATAAAGAGACTTGGACTTGCAAACAATCTACACTTTTTATATCCAAAAATGGATTTAAAAGTATTGGAAAAATTGAGCTGGGTCGAAAAAGATTATCTGGATGCAGCATTTAATGAAATTGATAATAAATATGGCTCAATAGATGTTTATATTCATAAGGTGTTGGGTATTTCTGAGGATAAAAGAGAATCTTATCTTAAGAAGTTTACGTATTAATAAATCTTAAAAATGTAATTATTGTTTTAGATGCAGGTCTTTAGGGGAACTGACGAAAATTATAATAATTTTAACACCAAAAAATCAAACTTTTTTAGCAATTTTGCATTCTTAATTCACTTGTTAAAAAATGAAAATAAAATACTCGGAACTTATTGATCAGACATTATATTTTCCAACGGAAGAATTTAATGTTTCTGAGAACAATTTGTTGTTTCACGATATTCCTTTAATGGAAGTTGTTGAAAAGTTTGGAACACCTTTAAAGGTTAGTTACCTCCCGAAGATTTCTCAAAATATTCAAAAAGCAAAAGGCTGGTTCAAAGAGGCTTTTGAGAAAATCG is part of the Chryseobacterium paludis genome and encodes:
- a CDS encoding carboxymuconolactone decarboxylase family protein, producing the protein MSQRVNAFAMGNKAVNALHTMGYHVENSSIDNAFLELLYFRVSQMNGCAFCLDMHSKQLRAKGETEQRIFLVSAWRECSFYTEKEKAALLWAESLTILNGKEISNEIYSEVSQHFSETEMVDLTMAIIAINSYNRVNIAFGAEVGTYQVPEKK
- a CDS encoding DinB family protein, encoding MTTTATTTATATKQFMTTEQLLEHWQGHRNLTRRVIEAFPEKELFEFSVAGMRPFAKLAVELISIAGPALKGINEKNMEAYNEEGFNPKTKEEILKKWDEETEVINHYFNQISEQRFQETFNLFGQYEFPVFQNILYFIDNEIHHRGQGYVYLRSLGIEPPFFWERF
- a CDS encoding tyrosine-protein phosphatase, with protein sequence MKKLFKISLLIIILHCVFSCKTQNFTSPEYGKNEGAENIEIKKVYNFRTLENIKNSEGKTLKEGRFYRSGHLNKLKKKSFDSLRMLGIKEVIDLRNEKEITSKPDRLPENLIYKKYSAFEDQGDQLSQARKLVLKGKVSAEDADKRMIDFYREYVTENPEVIKKIITEILDGDQPVLYHCTAGKDRTGIITALILTILKFDKATIYNDYLLSNNFRKEMIIKRLGLANNLHFLYPKMDLKVLEKLSWVEKDYLDAAFNEIDNKYGSIDVYIHKVLGISEDKRESYLKKFTY
- a CDS encoding linear amide C-N hydrolase, with amino-acid sequence MKFLFSRCLLLLAVTYYTLASACSAFLLKGNDYCVVGFNENWKTMPGMIVVNKRGVTKRNISWENLTTNHLTGSKEWNSQYGSVTFNLLGYDFPCYGVNEKGLFLVELSLEETTKVFNPTQPNMFWAQWIQYQLDNYKSVQEVVDHLNSGPNIDWWPSAGGSHFFLSDAKGNTATIALLNGKYKVIAGKDMPMPLLCNNQYKKDFDNIQRFDFLGGKEKFDINQQSKWEDRYNKAYYMLNNYKYDKKPVDYAWNILNSVYAGEWQTVIDVKNMNLYFRSDLKKEIKTIDITKLDFSKQASVKFLDIHTDKLGKVNDDFQTLTLQINNEYVEKGFPIGYDNKEFGTSDTFTKLKENIVSFFKNILPG
- a CDS encoding helix-turn-helix transcriptional regulator codes for the protein MNDHYLKKLDRVTAILTQLQSKPLVRAQDLAEKFEVSIRTIYRDVKTLENAGIPILGEAGSGYSLMDGYKLPPVMFTKEEVLSFITAEKLMQKYSHQSLGSHYQTAMEKVRSVLKNSDKNLIKNIEKQIDIFNYHAPTIETIKNIIPTILESIAEKTQLSIEYKSIDSKVSNRVIEAVGVFLEFNYWYIMAFCTLRKDFRQFRVDRILQVAKTSNPFSQEYGGINDYRRNSKNEVTVVKLLVEKKIMNHLANSKKYYGLTEEVETEEGMLLTFETEWINDGFPRWLITFADYAVILEPEMLKVRLKNLITDISEKYK
- a CDS encoding Crp/Fnr family transcriptional regulator, with translation MSYTNFIQTIEKISNPERAVIDELISNLELKNYRKGDFLLKSDETCKHFYFLEKGLVKLFFDNGDKDFIMTFFSENSFFTELSGFLTGKPSKYMFVALEPVEVYSIRKNVVDDLCKKYHSAETLFSKLYSMAPVNMMGRISEMLEDDGKKRYHNFLKQKPELIQRISLGDLADYIGITQVSLSRIRAQK
- a CDS encoding cob(I)yrinic acid a,c-diamide adenosyltransferase, with translation MKIYTKTGDKGQTALYGGTRVSKASARVESYGNIDELNSFIGIAKSHIEDTEVLQQLKKIQFDLFTVGSEAATPTDKLMLANGKSRLPLIISESEIEELEQWMDNFETKLEPLQYFILPGGGKSATFLHAARTICRRAERSLVFLNEAEEVRPELIKYLNRLSDYLFVLARYVSKLNNEPEEYWNPNER
- a CDS encoding thiamine diphosphokinase, whose protein sequence is MKDKALLFINGEPPKSFPTLNDYDLIACTDGAFHYLKQGNFPLDQLDFISGDFDSHTGSDENVYQEKFILTLDQDKTDFHKALEIILERGFHSVDVLGASGGEQDHFLGNLTVAYAFKDQLNIKFYDEFSVYYFISKNFKLNGVKNKMISLYPFPSVENITTKGLNWPLTNGSLSITSRIGTRNFAIEDEVSVEYELGDLLFFVGRDEIKYPEIY